The genomic window AATGCACCCGAAATTTTAGCTAAGGCTGCCGCTAAAGCCGATATTCCCTATACATTAAGCACCGTATCCACCAGTAGTATCGAACGAATTGCCGAAGTATCTGAAGGAAAAGCATGGTTTCAATTGTACCATCCTACGGAGAATAGCTTGAGGGATGATATCTTAAATCGCTTAAAAGCTGTTGAATGCCCGGTATTAGTTGTTCTGGTAGATGTGCCTGCATTTGGTTTACGATATAAAGAAATCAAGAGTGGTTTGTCCATTCCACCAAAAATGTCAATCAATAATATCTTACAGGCTTTTGCCCGTCCGCTGTGGGGAATTAAAACCCTACAACATGGAATTCCATCGTTTGCTACCTTAAAGCCTTACATGGAAAAAGGAATGGATATGTCGCAACTTGGGCAGTTCATGAACAAAACATTTACCGGTAAGGTTGATATTGAAAAGGTTGCTGCCATTCGTGATCTTTGGAAAGGACCTTTAGTACTGAAGGGAATCGCGACTGATGAAGATATGCAAGCTGCTATCCAAATCGGTGCCGATGGAGTGATTGTTTCCAATCATGGCGGCAGACAAATCGACGCAGGCGAATCCTCAATCAATTCACTGATCAAATTGGCGAACAATCCACTATACATATCAAAATTGAAGATCATGTTAGATGGTGGTATCCGTTCAGGCGTTGATTTAGCAAGAGCACATGCCGTTGGATCTGAATTCAACTTTATGGGCCGGCCTTTTATGTATGGAGTTGGCGCTTTAGGTAATGAAGGAGGCGATCATACCATCAATATGTTCAAAACTCATTTATACCAGATCATGCAACAATTAACCATTGAGAAAATAACGCAATTTCCTGATCGGTTATTAAATCCTTAAAGCCGAATTTGCAAATAAAAGAAACAAAAAAAGCAAGACTAGAAGTCTTGCTTTTTTTTGTTTGAAATTTTATAGATAATCTTAGTCAATTTTCTGAAGTATTGTTATTTCAAAAACTTGTATGTTGTACTCGTTTTATAAGTTTCACCTGGTTTAAGCACTGTCGATGCAAAATTTGCATGATTTGGTGCATCAGGAAAATGTTGTGTTTCTAAGCAGAAAGCTGAACGGTGAGGATATGATTTCCCACCTTTACCGTCTTTATCAGCACCCGTTAAGAAATTACCACTGTAAAACTGTAATCCTGGCTCGGTGGTATAAACTTCCATTGTTATTCCTGTAACCGGACTTTTAACGGTTGCAATAGCCGTTTTGCCATCATGGTGGGTCAATACAAAATTATGATCGTAACCTTTGCCGAACTTTAACTGCTGATCATTTTCTTCGATCGATTTTCCGATGGTTTTCGCTTTATTGAAATCAAATGCTGTTCCAGCTACGGGAGTTAATTTCCCGGTTGGAATCAGGGTAGAATCTACTGGCGTGTATGCATTTGCATCAATCGTTAGTTCATGATCCAAAATCGTGTTGTTTCCCTCACCATTTAGGTTGAAATAAGCATGATTGGTTAAATTTACAACCGTCGTTTTATCAGTAGTAGCTAAATAATCAATCTGTAAAGCATTATCATCAGTTAAGGTATAAGTTACCTTAACATCTAATTTTCCTGGATAACCTGCTTCGCCGTCATTTGAAACATAACTCAACTCTAATTTTTGTCCATCTAATTGTTTAGCATCCCAAACTTTCGAGAAAAAGCCATCTGTACCACCGTGGAGGGTATTAACACCGTCATTAAGCTGTAGCGTATATTCTTTTCCTTCGAGCGTAAATTTACCTTTACCAATGCGGTTTCCGTATCTACCAATTAAGGCACCAAAAAACGGCTCACCTTTTTTGCGGTACGAACCCACACTATCATAGCCTAAAACCACATCTGTTAACTTATTATTTTTATCTGGAACTAAAAGCGATACTACCCTACCTCCGTAATTGGTAATGGAAACTGAAGCACCTTGTTTGTTTTTTAAAGTATAAAGTTTCACACTTTTCCCATCGATGGTAGTGGTGTATTTTGACGAATCAGTTCCCTCAGTTGTTTGTGTCCCTTTATCTGATTTTTGGTTACAAGAAGTAAAAGCTACAGCTAAACACAATGTAGCGAAGGGCAAAGCCTTAAGAAATATTTTTTTCATGGATTAAAAATTTGAGGAAGCAGACCTGCAATTGCACACAAAATTAGATACGGCTTCATATTGATTTATTTTTGGTTAAGGCTAATGTAGGAAAAAATTATTAACGTTAAAGTAACGATTATACTTATTTTTTCATAATATCGGTGAGGATTCTCAACAGTAAAAAAAATCACATAATTTAGCAGCCATATGCATAATTTAAATTTCAAGCCAAAAGCTTTTCTTTTTGATTTGAACGGCACTATGATTAACGATATGGAATACCATACCTTGGCCTGGTACAGCATCATGACAGAAGATTTAGGCGCCAAACTTGATTACGAAAACGTAAAAAAGGAAATGTATGGTAAAAACCACGAAGTTTTAGAACGCGTTTTCGGAAAAGATAAATTTAACGCCGAAGAAATAGAACGCCTTTCTATTGATAAAGAGAAGCGCTATCAGGAAGGCTACATGCCGCATTTAGCACTAATTGATGGACTCGATCGCTTTTTGGAACGCGCAAAAGAGGCTAACATTCCAATGGCGATCGGATCTGCGGCGATACCTTTTAATATAGACTTTGTGGTAGATGGATTGAATATCCGTCGTTACTTGGATGCAATTGTGAGTGCAGATGATGTAAAAACAAGCAAGCCAGATCCTGAAACTTTTTTAAAGGCAGCGGCAGCATTAAATGTTGCACCGGCAGATTGTCTGGTTTTCGAAGACGCACCAAAAGGTGTAGAATCAGCTTTAAATGGGGGCATGCCTTGTATTGTATTAACCACAACACATACTATCGAAGAATTTGAAGGTTATCCGAATATCTTGGGTTATATTACAGATTATAACGATGCTAAATTAAATACGCTATTTTAACATGGGAAAATATTTAAATCAAAAACCTGTTCTTGTTGCAGTAGACTGCATTATTTTTGGTTATGACGGCGATCAGCTAAAACTTTTGGTAATAAAAAGAGCAATAGAACCTGTAAAAGATAAATGGAGTTTAATGGGTGGTTTTATCGGTGAACATGAAGATCTTGATGGTGCCGCCAAAAGGATTTTATTGGAATTAACAGGATTACACGATGTTTACCTGGAGCAACTTCATGCTTATGGCAGTCCTGATCGGGATCCTATCGAACGTACGGTTTCGGTAGTTTACTTTGCACTGATCGATATTAATAAATACAGTAAACAGATCAATGATCAGTACCATGCCGAGTGGTTTAAGCTAAAAGAAGTTCCCGAATTAATTTTCGACCACGATATGATGGTTAAGGCCGCTATGGATAAAATCCGTTATCAGGCAGCCCTTCATCCTATTTTATTTGAGCTTTTACCAAAACGGTTTACTATACCGCAATTGCAGGCTTTATACGAGCAGGTTTATGATTCGCCGATAGATAACCGGAACTTTATCCGTAAGATTACAGCCAGTGGATTGTTAATTAAACAAGCCGACAAGGACAAATCAAGCTCCCGCCGTGGGGCCTTTTATTTTAAACTGGACAAAAACAAACACAAGGCACAGTTTCAGTCTTTTCTCAATTTTATCCCAAAAGCGAGTGAATAGGCAATGATTTGAAAAAATGTTACCCATTTAAAAATAAATTTTAAAATTCTTTCTGGGCTTACAAAATTTAAAATCAACCAGTTAGAAGGGCCAATTTTACATGAACTAAAAAACAATAAAAACATTTTCAAAAAATATTTGCAAGAAAAGGATAAATCCCTATATTTGCACCTCCTTAAACAAAAGGAAATGATTCCGTAGCTCAGCTGGTAGAGCATTACACTTTTAATGTAGTGGTCCTGGGTTCGAATCCCAGCGGGATCACAGAAGATAGTATCAAAACTACATAAAAGCTTGCAAATCAAATGATTGCAAGCTTTTTTGTTTTAGTCAAAAATCTAAAACACTCACCGATTCTCATATTAAAAGTGTGTAATTCGGTGAGTAATTTAGGTACTAAAAGAACTCACCAAATTATTTATAATCACTTGTTTAACAAGTCGTTCGGCCATCGAACATCTTGACGTTTTCAGACTGCAGGGCTAATTTTGGATCAATACCAAAACTTGTGGAGTAGTCATTTTTTAAGCATACAGTTGAGTTAGCCTGTATAGCAAAAATTTTATACATTTCACTCCTCGGAATTGGGATCTGAATGCTTTGATTTTGGCATTGAAAGATTCGGCAGAAGCATTTGTAGATCTGTTATCAAAATAGTTTAGAATGGTAGGATAGTGATTCTGAATTGACCTGGCAATCGTATTGAAAGCCTTAAAGGCGGACTGTCTTACTTTTTCATGCCATTTAGCTAATTTGGCCAGGCCAAATACTTTTTCAGTGGTTTTATCAAATATGTGGCTGAGTGGAGATTTCGCAAATAGTATCCACTCCATTCCGTTCCAAACTAGACACCCGAACATCTACCCTTCATTTCAAAGGATGCCTAAGCCATTAGGCTAAATGTATTCAGATCGAAAGATTCAACCTGTCCTTTTTTTAAAGAAGCTTTTTTAGCTTTAGTATTTTGACCTATGATGTATGGGTTCCAGGGCTGTTTTTATGGCCCAGTAGACATTTAGGAGCCAAACCTGGGTCAATCAGGCCATTTAGAAAGATACGCCATCTATGTTCTTCTGAATTCTGCAATTAAACGCAGTTAGAAGCCGCCTGTTTCATTTTGACTATTGAAACAATCGATTAATCTCAAATACTTTTCGGACAGCTAAAAACGCTTTAAAATAAGCCGACAGGCCACTTTTAAGCGAAATGGAGTGAACAATTTGAGGCGTAATGTAAGCGTGCATTAGCGGTGAGAAGGTGACCATATATCGAATAATCTCCATTTAATACTCTTAAAGTTCTTATTTTACTAATAGATGAGATGCTGTAATAAAAATCCATAACGAAATTTCACCTATATATCATGGATTTTGGCCTATGTATATAAACGGCGATGATGCGATTTGTTATCATACTTAAAAAACATACATTTAAGTTTTATCTCATATCTTAATTAACTCTTAAATCTGCATGTTATCCAAACAAACATCAAAGCTCTCTGTAATTAGCTTGTGCCTCATCCTTGGGATATTAGCTTTTTTTAATTCCTGCAAAAAAAACCCAAAACCAGAAGATCCGATAGCGAGTGCCAAAGACTGGTACTTAAATGACAATGTAAATGGCAATACCATACTTCAATCAAGTAAGGGTACTAGACAAGTGATCAAGCAAGATGTAGACTGGAGTACCGCAAGGACATTCAAGCTTGATGACGGAAGCGATGTGGTAAGTGTTCCTGTAAAAATGGTTTTAGGCGAAGGAGCGCTTGGAGGAAGCTATATGCTCCTAATCGACAAATTTAAAAGTAACTATCGGGTGCAAGTAGCTTTTAGCCCTGAAAAAGAGTACTTTAACGATCGTATCAGTGATAATGGGATGATAGCTGTCTATAAACAGACTACCAACAATAATCTTATGTATGTTCCGCGTAAAAATAACAAAGATAAACTGATGGCCATTACCTGCACCAGCTGGTATCTGACAACAACTTATTATGATTATAATGGATAAGTACTCGGCAGCACATCAAGATACCTTTTTCAGTCTTGTAGCGGTGATCTGGGAGACTATCCAGAACCAGACCACGGCGGGCCAACAGATTGCCAGGGAGTAGTGGCAGGAGGAGCTTATCCGACTGATTGTGGCTGCATTGGAGGAACTACTGGAATAACTGAATGTCCCTTGAGGGAAATTATAGATAGTGTCACCAATCCTTGCATTAAAACCCAGGTTGCTTTGGCAGGCTCTGCTCAGACAACTATCAGAAATATAATGAGAGAAGTTTTTGGTGGCCCAAGTGAGGTTGAAAGTTTAAATTTAACATTCAAAGATGTTACCAATTTGCCGAATACCACTTCTGGAGATGCCAAAAGATGGAGTGCCACCAATAATGATTTTGAAATCCGATTGAATCAGAACACACTAAAGGTTTCTTCAAAGGAATATATTTTAAGCACAGTTTACCACGAGATTTTGCATGCGTATATGTTCAGTAAATTAACTCCCGGTCCAGATGGAAGATACAATATTACCTCCCAGCATGAAGATATGGCAAATAAATATGTAATTTTAATGACGGGTGCATTGAAAATTGCTTTCCCGAACATCAGTGATCAGGAAGCTTGGGGACTTAGCTGGGGAGGACTGGAAGATACAAATCTTTATACAACAAAATTAACACAGGCACAGAGGGATGCAATAAGCGAAACCAACAGACGGCATACCCACGAAACAGCTACTGACAAACAGGGAACATATTGCAATTAACTATGAAATATTTATTATTTATTTTTATTATGCTACTGAGTAGCATAACATTTGGGCAGAAAACACCTAAGTTGCCTATGTTTATAAGCAGTTGTGTAGTTAAGGGTACCAAAGGAGATGCTTATGAGAATACAAAAAAGAATTTTGCACACTTTTTTGCAATAGCGTTATCTTTTGATGCAGCGGGAAAAATTGATACCCTGTACTATTCAAGCAAGTTGAATCCCGAAACAAAAAAAATATATGCGCTTGACAGTTCTTTATTAAAAAGAATTAAAACTTACAACCTTAATTTTAAAGAATATACATCTAAGCTAGTACTTTTTTCTTATTACTGTTACAATTCGACAGATGATTCCGTAGATTATGAAAATGGGTTTTTAAATAGCGTAGGAAATTTAATTCCTGAAGCAGTTTATGAAAAACCTCTAATCGTGTTGAAACCTATAGTTGACACCAGTCTACCATCTGCACACGGAAAAATTAAATAGTTTTCTTATCGAACCTTCTATTCGTTAATATTTTTCTTCTGACACTTTATGTAGTTTTTTATGTTAAAACAGATTCTTTCTAGGGATATTCTTGTAATTAAGTGTAAAAAATTTGGCAAGAATAACAGATCAATGAAAAAAATAGTACTGTAACCCCATTTCACATTAAAGTGACTATCTGTTTTGGGGCAAACTGGCCGTTCTGATCTTTCGATCAGCTTTTTTCACGGGTTGCTTTCGGGAATTATCTTTCAATTTCTGCATAAAATAAAGGCTCATGGGAGTATATCTACAATTTAGGGTGGACTATCATTTCGCTGTTTTGAAGGGGTTGTGGCGTTTTTTAAGCGTTCTAGTACCTGCGGATGGATTTTGATCGTTAGAAAGGTTTGAATTGAGGATAAATCCGGAAGTAATATGGATTAAACCGAAAAGTCCTGAGGAAAATGGACTTGGATCCGAAGTGTTATTTGTTCAGAGGAAAAGGAACTTAGGTGTGCATCATCCGGTAATCAAATTGGAGGCCAGTTTGGCCCGAAACAGAGAGGTTACTTTCACCGAAATACACTACGAGCTTATTGACCGGATTTTACCGAATTTAACTAACCTCTATGAGATTAATCAAAAAGCCAACATTACACAGAAGCATACCCTGATAAGGGGGGCAAAGATAATCTGATATAGGGTGATGGCATGTTTAGAACCGCTTTTATTGACTCAACGTTTAATGATAACATATTGAAAGTCAAGTAAAAATGGCTGGTTTTTAATGAGCAACCCTTTAAGGTTTTGGGCTTGAGCCTGGTTAGTACTCAGTGCCGGAGTCGAACCGCGCAGTGATTAGTAGCTTAAATTCCTTCCAATTTTAAAAGAGAATGATTATATTTACACTATAGCAATTGCAGCTAAAACGTATTGAGAATGATGGTGAGCGATTAGGTGAGTAAAAATTGAAAAACCCATTAATACTATTCAAACGCTGATTTTAGCACTAGGTGCAAATCCCAGCGGGATCACAGAAAGCCTCACAGAAATGTGAGGCTTTTTTGTTTTATTCCAGCTAGGATTCGAACAGAAGCGCCGGCTGGGTTCGATTTGTAAAAGGCTCAGGGCCGAGTTCGGGATTTTGCAGGGCTGAGGCAATCAGAGCGAGATTACAGATAACAGTATCAAAGAGACTTAAAGCCTTGCAATCAAATGATTGCAAGGCTTTGTTTTTGGTGGATATATTAAAAATGGCAATAAACAAGTACATTCAAAAACAAATAAATAATAAATATTTATTGATAATCAATAAATATTTATTATTATTGCCCTGTAAATTAAACAAACCATGACAACATCAAAATCAATTCTTAAAAGAATATCACAGGCTGTAAACGTCATATGGTATTTAGAAATCATTGCAGGTATAATATTTATAGCAGCTTTTTTAGCATCAGCAAATATTAGAAAGCAATTTATGCTAATGCTGCCTGTAGATTTTGCGCAGCTTAATTTAAGGAAAATAGAGTCGCTCAACCGCAATTTTGAGAATGCGAGACTAGACGGTTATTCTGGAACATTGGTTTTTCATATTGAATCAAATTGGAAAAACATCGCTGGCATGACGGGTGTATATATTTTACTTATAGGAATTTTAATTTTTATAACTTATCATGTAAGGCAAATCTTTAAGAACTTCGAGAATAACCTGCATTTTATCAATAATAATATCATTCACCTTAGATTGATTGCTGGAATTATCACTATAATGCCCATCGTGCAAATTGTATTAATGCTGGTAGCAAATCATGTAATTGAGGATAACTTAAAACTTGTGCCTTTCCTTAATTTATCAACATCTTTTAATTTTGGTCTTTTCATTGCAGGAATTACGTTGTTTTCTGTGATAGAAATATTCAAGCTTGGAATTGAATTGGAAGAAGAACAAAAACTAACTGTTTAATGGGTATTGTTGTAAATCTTGATGTCATGATGGCAAAGAGAAAGATGTCCCTTAATATGCTTTCTGAACTTACGAATATTACGTTGTCGAACCTATCTATTTTGAAGCAGGGTAAAATCAAAGCTGTACGACTAAGTACTCTCGAGGCAGTTTGTAAAGCATTGAATTGTCAACCAGGCGATATTTTAGAATATAGAAATGACATCGAGGACAATTAGATTTTTCCGTATGTACCGTAGTGAAAACCTGGGTATTTATAATTTTTACTGTTTTGCCGAACCTACCTGCTAAGTCCCAGCGACTGTTGCAATTTTTTTACGCCGCCGTTTCTCAGCTTCCTCAGCAGAATCTGTATGTGGGGGCTCGTAGTTAGGTTCCATCAAGATTTCCAATAGCCCAATACCAAAAAAGAATTGACAAAACAAAACGTTCCCATTTTGGGAACATTTTAATGTATTAGTTAAATATGCAAGCGATAGCAATAAAAACGCTAAAAGATATATTGATGCTTATTAATCGTTCTAATATGAATAGTTAAATATTTTTGACCAAAAGCTACTATATTCATTCTTTAGCAATTACAGCTAAAACGTATCGAAAAAAATGGTGAGCGATTATAGATAAGTCAAAATCGAAAACCACATAAAATATTATTTAAACATTGATTTTGCACCGGATCCAAATCAATCTAAATACATTACACCTTCCATAACGATTATAGAAGATCCGCTTATCCAAATTCCATCGTCCACTACTTCTGTTTCAATAACAGAAGGCCTACTAACATGAGCACCTTGTAAGATGCGATAACTTTGGTTTTTTTCCACATAGCCAAGCTTTTCAAGGTAACCGGTTAAAGGACCCGCTGCAGTTCCGGTAGCGGGATCTTCATCGATACCAATACTGGGGTTAAAAAAACGTGTTTCTGCAAGAAATTCACTTTTGCCATGTTCAGTAGTAAAAAGATAGCAACCTTCAAATCCGAATTTAGAGGAAGCTTCTTTCAAAAGACTTTTACGCAATACCGCTTTGCTTAAGAATTCCGAATTCTTTATGGGAACCATCAGGTGTCCCACTTCTGTTTTTACAATATTGATATTCCATTCGTTAAGGGTAAGATCTTCAGTACCTAGTCCAATGGCTTCGGCGATTATGCTGGCAGGTACCGTTACCATGATTTCAGCAGGCCGCTGTTTCATGCCAACGTAAGGAATTCCATCTTTCTCAGTGATCTTAAGGGGAATCTTTTCACCCGCCATTAACACCCAGGCCTGTCCATTTTGTTCGCGGAAAATATCCCATTTTTTTAAGATAGCCAGGCATACTGCACCCAAAAGATTATGTCCAGCTCCGGTAATCTCAAAATTCGCTGGCGTAAATGACCTTACGCTAAACACTTTTTCAGCTGCCGAATAATTTACAAAAGAAGTTTCTGAATATCCAAACTCCCTGGCGATGTCATAATATTGTTCCAATTCCAATTGTTCCTCAGTATAAACTACAGACAATTGATTTCCTTTAAATTTTTGATCCGTAAAAACATCCAGTACATAATAGTCAACTTTCTTTTTCATTGTTTTCATTTTTATGATTTCAAAATTAGCACACAAAACTTTAAGTTTGTTATCGGTTAACTAATGGTTACCGGTTACCTTTTGTTAACTATCAAATATGGAAACACCAATCAAACGGGAAGCGACCTGCGAGCAGGAGCTGGCGGCTATCCGAGATAGTCTGGAAATACTTGGCGGCAAGTGGAAACTACGGATTATGCGGTATCTTAACAATCATATAGATGAAAAAAACACATTTAAGAAGATCCAGCGGGAGGTTGAGGGTATATCTGCAAAAATGCTTTCCAAAGAGTTGCGGGAACTTGAAATAAACCTCCTCGTTACCCGAACGGTTATGGAAACCAGACCTGTTACCGTGAATTATGCAATGACAGAATATGGGCTAAGTGTTTTCCCGGTCACCGAAACATTGGTTGATTGGGGATTAAACCACCGTGAAAAAATAAAGTAGCATTCAAAAGCATTATACCAAAGTCCCAATTCGATATTAAGAAAGGGTTAACGTTTAATACATAACATTGTAAAAAATAATACTGCTCGCGATAGGGTTAATAGATACAGCAGGCAACTGATAAAATCGAATACAAAAGTATTCGGTATAATGACGGGAGGATCATCAAATACCTCAATAATTTGAATAATCCTAAAGCCGTTTATTGCTGCTTTGCCCAGGCTGCTCCGACACAAGTATAGACCAACGATACCTTAGGACAACTTTCTCTTTACCTTTTATTTAGCGATTGTTAACACGCTGACCTAAAGCGACGTAAATCTTTGACCTACCTGATCTACACCAGGACCATAACTCAACCAAAGCAAGTGCGAAGCAGTATGCAAGCAAGTACCCACCAAGCCTGGCCGGAAGGTGGCCCAAACGTGGGGTAAATGTGGCGTAAAGGTGGGCTTTAGAATATTTTTTTTGGGGTTTTTAATCAGATGGATTGATTGGGATACATCTCTTTTGATTATCCTAATATACTAAAATTATGGCTGTTCGGAATGGATTATCAAATTAACGGGCAAACGGAATCTTGTTTTTTTACAAACGTGGAATTAAGCTTTGAAATTATTTAGTAACTATTTCTATCTTACCGCCATTTTTAAATAGAACATGGGAGATGAAATATCCGTTATTTGCTTTTCCGTTAACTTTAATGTTGGTGATCCCCCTTCCCTTCCCAGGTTTAGTTATTGTTAACAATTTACCTGTACTGGTTTTCCATTTTACCTCATCAAAAAGTGGAGCAGTAACCAAATATTCGGCATCTGTTGCGGAGAATGGGTACAAGCCTAAAGAACTGAATACATACCAGGCCGACATTTCACCAGCATCATCCATTCCCGAAAGCGCCAAACCATCGCTCCCTATACCATATAGCTCATTTAAAATCTTATCGATAATTTTCTGTGATTTTTCTGGTTTCCCGATAAACGTATAAGCAAAAGGCGCTTCATGATCGGGCTGATTTCCCTGGCAGTATTGACCAATCATGGTTTCTACATTCCGTGCGATATGTTTTGGGTTCCAGGGCACAGTAAACAAGGAATCCAGCTTGGATTCGAACCCTTTTGCACCACCATAAAGTTCGATTAACCCTTTCATATCGTGCGGCGCATAAAACGAAACCTGCCAGGCATTGGCTTCCCTGTACATATATTCGTAATAAGGGTATTGTGGATTAAAAGGTTTGATCCAATCGCCATTCTCTAATCGCCCCCTCATAAAGCGTGTACCCGGATCGAACATGTTTTTATAGTTTTTCGATCGGGCCATCAGGGTGCGGTAATTGATACTATCACCCAATTTTTTAGCGATCTGGGCCAGCGAATAATCATCGTAAGCATATTCCAGTGTTTTAGAAACGCCTGCCTTGGCTTTGGT from Flavobacterium sp. W4I14 includes these protein-coding regions:
- a CDS encoding putative transcriptional regulator (product_source=KO:K07727; cath_funfam=1.10.260.40; cog=COG3655; ko=KO:K07727; pfam=PF13443; smart=SM00530; superfamily=47413); the protein is MGIVVNLDVMMAKRKMSLNMLSELTNITLSNLSILKQGKIKAVRLSTLEAVCKALNCQPGDILEYRNDIEDN
- a CDS encoding trans-2,3-dihydro-3-hydroxyanthranilate isomerase (product_source=KO:K06998; cath_funfam=3.10.310.10; cog=COG0384; ko=KO:K06998; pfam=PF02567; superfamily=54506; tigrfam=TIGR00654); translated protein: MKKKVDYYVLDVFTDQKFKGNQLSVVYTEEQLELEQYYDIAREFGYSETSFVNYSAAEKVFSVRSFTPANFEITGAGHNLLGAVCLAILKKWDIFREQNGQAWVLMAGEKIPLKITEKDGIPYVGMKQRPAEIMVTVPASIIAEAIGLGTEDLTLNEWNINIVKTEVGHLMVPIKNSEFLSKAVLRKSLLKEASSKFGFEGCYLFTTEHGKSEFLAETRFFNPSIGIDEDPATGTAAGPLTGYLEKLGYVEKNQSYRILQGAHVSRPSVIETEVVDDGIWISGSSIIVMEGVMYLD
- a CDS encoding hypothetical protein (product_source=Hypo-rule applied), producing MVTGYLLLTIKYGNTNQTGSDLRAGAGGYPR
- a CDS encoding DNA-binding HxlR family transcriptional regulator (product_source=COG1733; cath_funfam=1.10.10.10; cog=COG1733; pfam=PF01638; superfamily=46785) — translated: METPIKREATCEQELAAIRDSLEILGGKWKLRIMRYLNNHIDEKNTFKKIQREVEGISAKMLSKELRELEINLLVTRTVMETRPVTVNYAMTEYGLSVFPVTETLVDWGLNHREKIK